In a single window of the Candidatus Eisenbacteria bacterium genome:
- a CDS encoding HNH endonuclease — MSLSPKIRFEIFKRDDFTCRYCGRKTPEVILEVDHVIPISKGGDNEIENLVTSCFECNRGKGATLLEAVPGERDLHEAAILLAERELQLAEYNHVKELSRKREQEELQKLEGHFVTAIEDCPHEYSSREFPRQLVRQALKIISYLDILEYVEYSVWKTAHDTRGDYHNVAAAKYLSAILRNRLREKLAEKNNIQDVE; from the coding sequence ATGTCATTATCTCCCAAGATAAGATTTGAAATATTCAAGCGTGATGATTTCACCTGTCGGTATTGTGGGCGCAAAACCCCTGAAGTCATATTAGAGGTCGATCACGTTATTCCTATATCCAAAGGTGGTGACAATGAAATTGAAAATTTAGTGACATCCTGCTTTGAATGCAATCGTGGAAAGGGCGCAACACTCCTTGAAGCAGTTCCTGGCGAGCGCGATCTTCATGAAGCGGCAATTCTATTGGCAGAGAGAGAGTTGCAGTTGGCCGAATACAATCATGTCAAGGAACTCTCGAGAAAAAGGGAACAGGAGGAACTTCAAAAGCTTGAGGGGCATTTTGTAACTGCAATAGAGGACTGTCCTCATGAGTACTCCTCTCGAGAATTTCCGAGGCAACTCGTTCGCCAAGCGCTAAAGATAATAAGCTATCTTGATATTCTTGAATATGTTGAGTATTCCGTTTGGAAAACAGCGCATGACACAAGGGGAGATTATCACAATGTAGCAGCGGCGAAATACCTGTCGGCTATCTTGCGAAACCGCCTTCGAGAAAAATTGGCAGAAAAGAACAACATTCAAGACGTTGAATAA